The Chitinophaga niabensis genomic interval TGGCAAATCCAAACAACATCAGGCCAAGCCATGGTAAGGGCGGATATACCGACATGAGAACATAGCCGGCTGGCAAAGGAACAACTGTAACGTTGAACAGGGGGGATATGATGTTTTTTAGCAAGGAACCTTCTTCGAAGCGAATTAAAGGAAATACATCATGAGCAAATATGATCAGTAACCCTATAAGACCAATTGTTGCCTTTCTTAGCCCCAGCATAAGACCCAGAACAATAAACCCAATACCGATGGCTCCCAGTACTTCAAACAACAAGGTGTGAAATCCGGCGTCAAAATACAGCCCGAAATTGAACACCGTAAATTCGAGTAGGATGAGCCAAAGGCCCCTTTTGATTAGAAACTTTCTATTTTTGGCAATGTTGTTCTGCCTGGTGAAAGACAGGCAGGTGGATACGCCCGACAAAAACACAAATACAGGCGCGCACAGGTAGGTTATCCATCTGGTGAAAAATAACAAGGGAGTAGTAGTAGCCAGGTTTGTAGGACTTTGGGTCAGTGCATCTACATGGATCAGATCCCTCACATGATCCAATGCCATGATGATCATCACCACACCTCTGACATGATCAATGCTTTTTATCCGGTCCATCACCTTGTAGGTTTTTGTTTCTTCCTATTTCATTTGAAAGGGCAATGGTGATAGCAATACCACAGAAAGCTAAGCATTCCAATGAGCCGATGATGTTTTCGCCATCCCTCCAGGCGGGGAATTTGACGGCAAGCGGAATGTGTAAGGATAACAACCACGTTAACAGCATAGATGCCAAAAGAAGTCCGATATACTTTGTCTGGTATTTGAAGAAAATTGACAGGCCGGCACCAACCAGGGCAAGACCGGTAAAATATGCCCAGAATACCGGAAAGGGTATCCATGCTGGCACAAGTTGCCCAACAAGAACCGGATTCAAAAGATGCCCGATACCAAAATTAACAAGCATAATAGCGAACAGGTATTTTCCTGCGACTGCAATCCTGGTACTTTTTTTAAATGGTTTAAAAACAGCTTCATCTGGAAAGGCCAATGAAATTACAAATGCGCCTCCTGAAAGAGCCAGAAGTTTTACTGCATCAATCCAATACCCATGAATTTCAGGATGGTACCTTAAGCGATTGGGTAAATGTCCAAATATCAAAAAAAGCAACAAAATATAGCCAAGAGCAACAGATATCGGTTGCACAAATTTCCCAAAAGAGATGAGTAAGCCACTTGCAACCAAATATCCGCCAAATACAAGAATCAACACAGCTATATTTTGGGTATCGGCAGGTGGAAGAGGTATGATAATGGGCCTGAAACCTGGATACAAGAAATGCATAAAACCAATACCGGCTATTCCCAGGCCGTAAAATACCCTTCCGCAGTTTTTTAGATTCTTCATTGATTCTTTCTAATTATCTATATCAATACTTAGCAAAAGCATCCAGGTTCTTATATATGAACTCCGCGAAATTTGTAGGACGTACGCCGAATAATTTGTGTGTACCCAGCTTGACGTGGCTGTCAATGCACTTGCTTCTCTCTTTGGCAAGCTGCGTCAGGATCTTTAGCCTTTCCCCGGGTACTTTGCCCTTCATGTTATCCACATAATCATTCAATGCAACCGGCCTGTAGGTTATGTGCCTACCGGTTGCCCTCGAAATGATGACGGAAGCCTCATTCATATCCATGGCATCAGGGCCGGTCATTTCATAGATCTTACGACTGTGCCCTTCAGTGGTAAGTAACTGCACACATACCTTTGCCACATCCTCAATATCAACCGGGCTGAGTTTTGCATTGCCGTTAGGCAATATCAGCGCATTTTTATCGATATTTACGCCAGTTGGTGAAGCAGGCAGGTACATCTGCATAAACTGAGATGGCCGGAGGAGTGTCCAGGCTAAACCTGAATCTACCAGGTAATCCTCGATATTTTCATGGTCTTTGGTCCCTTT includes:
- a CDS encoding DUF1624 domain-containing protein, with the protein product MDRIKSIDHVRGVVMIIMALDHVRDLIHVDALTQSPTNLATTTPLLFFTRWITYLCAPVFVFLSGVSTCLSFTRQNNIAKNRKFLIKRGLWLILLEFTVFNFGLYFDAGFHTLLFEVLGAIGIGFIVLGLMLGLRKATIGLIGLLIIFAHDVFPLIRFEEGSLLKNIISPLFNVTVVPLPAGYVLMSVYPPLPWLGLMLFGFAMGKLFIALNADERKRLFLKIGLGSLLLFTCLRLANFYGDGLPWSIQKNHLFTFLSFINISKYPPSLLFCLITLGIMFLLFALVEKKKNKILNAVSVYGKVPLFYFLIHFYIIHIVLMGILFLQGFGWADLSFASGSFGRPKNTRSGFELWLVYIIWIVLVMALYKPCHWFGRYKATHDNWWLKYI
- a CDS encoding NmrA family NAD(P)-binding protein, producing MSKILVTGASGLSGSIIIKELSRQNIPVRALVRSKAKAGELSKYANVEVHIGDLLFPETYRDALKGIDKTLLISSALDKMVETQQAFIDTARQVGVPHIIKYSGAESGIGFNAQNFKGTKDHENIEDYLVDSGLAWTLLRPSQFMQMYLPASPTGVNIDKNALILPNGNAKLSPVDIEDVAKVCVQLLTTEGHSRKIYEMTGPDAMDMNEASVIISRATGRHITYRPVALNDYVDNMKGKVPGERLKILTQLAKERSKCIDSHVKLGTHKLFGVRPTNFAEFIYKNLDAFAKY